The region GCGGAAGTACGACCATCGAGGACAAGCAGCAGCTATGCAGACCAGCCGGCCGCCTACCACTAAGGCCAGAAAGAGCAGAACCCTCATATCCTTAAGTTCGAACCGGCCCTTGAGCGATTACTCAAACGACTTGATTCGCAAAGCCGCAAAACGCACCGAAGAGTGGGTCAATCGGCCAGCAGCTGTTCGGTGGAGAGAGACGGCGCAGCGAGGCGGATATGTTGCGAGACCTCTCAACTCGTTCATGCTGTATCGCTCAGCATACATCACAGAGGCGAAGGCGCGCTACTCTAAGCCCAAACCACGAGAGCTCTCGACCATTGTAGCAGACAGCTGGCATAGAGAGTCCCACGAAGTGCGCCAGGCGTACGCCGCGTATGCAAAGATCGAGCGCCGTAACCACCACGAAGCGTATCCCAAATATAAGTTTTCTACGCAAAGAttgaagatgaagaaagaagacACTAGCCCAGAAGAGGAGCTGAGGACGATCTCTGGGGCTGCATGCAGCTGTGATAGCTGCTGGCCCGCGGCGGCCATGAGCAATAACCAAGCTTGGGACACGACCCTGAGCACCAATACGAACGCTTCTGTGTGCTCGCCAGCGCCTAGTGACTTCGCGGCATGGCAGCCGATTCTTCTGCCAATGCAGCCGATTCTTCTGCCAATGCAGCCGATCCTATGGCAAGACCAGTACGGCAACCAGGTAGCAGGAAGCAACTTTCCCTGGCCGAGTGCGATGACTCCATCCTTGTTTCTGGGGCCATCCAGCGCAACGTGGGAGCCCCCAATGGGCAGCATGGCTTTTCCGAGAATGCCAACTACAAACGACCTGCCTGTTGTGGACTCATCGTGGAGCGGGGCAGAGATGCCGGCGGGGACCGGCGTCAACTACGCGATGCCTGCCCATGATCTGAGCTGTTGTGGC is a window of Pyrenophora tritici-repentis strain M4 chromosome 2, whole genome shotgun sequence DNA encoding:
- a CDS encoding HMG box protein gives rise to the protein MQGPSCVKRKYDHRGQAAAMQTSRPPTTKARKSRTLISLSSNRPLSDYSNDLIRKAAKRTEEWVNRPAAVRWRETAQRGGYVARPLNSFMLYRSAYITEAKARYSKPKPRELSTIVADSWHRESHEVRQAYAAYAKIERRNHHEAYPKYKFSTQRLKMKKEDTSPEEELRTISGAACSCDSCWPAAAMSNNQAWDTTLSTNTNASVCSPAPSDFAAWQPILLPMQPILLPMQPILWQDQYGNQVAGSNFPWPSAMTPSLFLGPSSATWEPPMGSMAFPRMPTTNDLPVVDSSWSGAEMPAGTGVNYAMPAHDLSCCGYLCTSSEDGALP